The Mesorhizobium sp. M1D.F.Ca.ET.043.01.1.1 genome contains a region encoding:
- the hdaA gene encoding DnaA regulatory inactivator HdaA produces MAGERTEPPRQLPLDLGHGTGYSRDELVVSGTNAQAAALVDRWPDWPSPVVVLAGPPGSGKTHLAQIWQTRAHAVAIAPDRIGENIGGLGAMPAFIDDVDKSPIDEQGLFHLINTVRGAGSTLLLTARRFPSAWRVTLPDLVSRLKAAATIEIHEPDDLLLAGVITKLFADRQVEVEPHVVQYLVRRIERSLATAMRVVERLDRAALERKTPITRALAAETVSAMDEGQGEFDI; encoded by the coding sequence ATGGCTGGTGAGCGCACCGAACCGCCGCGCCAGCTGCCGCTCGACCTCGGCCACGGCACCGGTTATTCGCGCGACGAGCTCGTCGTCTCCGGCACCAATGCCCAGGCGGCGGCACTGGTCGACCGCTGGCCGGACTGGCCCTCGCCGGTGGTGGTGCTGGCCGGGCCTCCGGGTTCCGGCAAGACGCATCTCGCCCAGATCTGGCAAACACGGGCGCATGCGGTCGCCATCGCTCCCGACAGGATCGGCGAGAACATCGGCGGGCTTGGCGCGATGCCTGCATTCATCGACGACGTCGACAAGAGCCCGATCGACGAGCAAGGCCTGTTCCACCTGATCAACACGGTGCGCGGCGCCGGCTCCACGCTGCTTCTGACGGCGCGGCGCTTTCCCTCCGCCTGGCGCGTTACGCTGCCGGACCTCGTCTCGCGGCTGAAGGCGGCGGCGACGATCGAGATCCACGAGCCGGATGACCTGCTGCTTGCCGGCGTCATCACAAAGCTCTTCGCCGACCGCCAGGTCGAGGTCGAGCCGCATGTCGTGCAATATCTGGTGCGGCGCATCGAACGCTCGCTGGCGACCGCCATGCGCGTCGTCGAGCGCCTCGACCGCGCCGCGCTCGAACGCAAGACGCCGATCACCCGCGCACTTGCTGCCGAGACCGTCAGCGCCATGGACGAAGGGCAGGGCGAGTTCGATATTTAA